The DNA segment GATGCTGCTCAACCTGCTGCTCACGCCTGATGTGTTGCTTGCATACGCCGGAGGTCATTAATCATGAAAAATATTCTCTTCAACTGCATGATGGTCCTGGCTGCTCTGGTATTGCTGTGTCCAGCCGCTTCCGCTGAAACATCCTTGACAATCAGGCCGAATCTGGTCGGTATCGGGACCAATTTCAACGGGACAGATCTGTCCATCTCAGGCACGGTACCCGAAGGGACTGCCGCAGTGATTCGTCTCATGGGCGAGCCTCGCGATGAATTCTTCAAGGAGAAAGGCAAGGCCTTGGGTGTTCTGTGGATGAATCTCAAGACTGTCGAAATCAAAGGAGTACCGGATGTCTTTCTGATGGGGACAGATGGTGTCAGCACCATCGATTGGGAGCACTCCGACCTTGGCTTCAAGGCTGTGAAAGGCGAGACCGATGATCTTGTTTTCGATGAGTTTATCAAACTTATGGAGAATGACGGGTTTTATGAAGTAGAAAAGGATGTTGTTCAATACAAACCTGCGGCAAATAGACAGCGGGGCTTCACGGCGTCACTTTCCATTCCTTCAGCCATGCATCAGGGCATTTACAGGGTAGAAGTTCTGGCTGTCAAAGACGGTCAGGTCATGGGAGTCGCTTCGGAAGAATTGCATACCAAGTTGACAGGTTTGCCTGCCATGCTGTCTGTATTCGCATTCGACCATTCCCTGTTGTATGGTGTCGCCGCCGTTCTTATCGCTATTCTGGCCGGTCTTGCCATGAGTCTGCTTTTCAAAGAACGCGGAGGCGCTCATTAGCGCAGGGAGTTCATATATGAACAGGGTGTTCGACTATATTCGCACTCGATTGCTGCCGGGGCGGCAAAGGGAACGACGTTCCCTGGCCGCCCTGTTCAGCCATTTTCAGCGTGTACTGGAATTGAACAATCGAACCCTGACGACGATCGCCTCGATGCACAGCAAACTCGGCGGTGGCTATATATTTGATCTGCAATATTTGCGCAGTTCCAAACAGTATATGGTGGACACGGCTCGTGAATTGCTTGATGCGTTCGATGCCATGGCACCCGGAAAGTATCCTGAATTGTACGCGAGTTTTCGGGATATCCGTTCCAAGCTGGAAAGCGAACTGGAGCGCCGTCCTATTCTCCCTGATGTCATGGTCATTCCATTTGAAGACATCGGTCCCAAAGACATGGATGCTGTGGGAGCGAAGAATACCAGATTGGGGATAATCGCCAAAACCTCTTCGGTGACAGTGCCGTCCGGCTTCGCAGTGACCACTTCCGCATATCTTTTGTTCATGGAACATAATGGACTGGGAGAGACGATCAAAGGCTATGAAGAGGCTTGGCGCGCCGGTAATCTTCCGGCCAAGGATGCGTCCGATACAATTCAGGCATTGATTCTGGCAGGGACAATTCCAACGCGGTTGCGAAGAGCCTTGAACAGGGAAAGTGATGCCTTGCGTCGGAAACTCGATGACAAGGATGTCCGGTTTGCCGTTCGTAGCAGCGCATGGGGAGAGGACGGAGCCCTGTCCTTTGCCGGTCAGTATGACAGTTATCTCAATGTGACGTCAGAGGGATTGCTTGATGCATACAAAAAGGTGTTGGCGAGTACCTTTTCCCCATCGGCCATGGAGTATCGGCGAGAATACGATTTCAAACCAGATGAAGTCTATATGGCTGTTTCGGTGCAGGGCATGGTTCAGGCCAGAACCAGTGGCGTGATGTATAGTCTGTCGCCGGTCAATCCCAAGATGAATTGTATAGACATCGCTGGAGTCTGGGGGCTGGGTGCCCCTGTGGTTTCGGGGAAGGTCAAGGTGGACCGATTTGCAGTCTCCCGAGACTCCGGCCATGCGGTTTTGTCCGAGTCGATCGCTGAAAAGCCTTTGGCTCAATATGGCCAGCCGGGTGGTTCCGTGGAGATGGAACCTGTGCCGGAGGATTTGCAGGCCGTTCCGAGTCTTTCTTCGGAGGAGATTCATTTATTGGCTGTCACAGCAATGCGGCTGGAGCAGTATTTCAAAAAACCGCAGGATATTGAATACGCCTTTGATCAGGATGGAGCGCTTGTTGTTCTTCAGGCCCGGCCTTTGAGGATTGCCGTATGTGATGATGCCCAGTCCCCGGAGTTGAGCGACGCACTGAAAGCGTACCCGGTCTTGCTCAGTGGTGAGGGAGATGTCGGACAGCAGGGAGTCGGCGCTGGTCCAGTCTTTGTCGCCTGGGAAGGACGAGACCTTGAGACTTTTCCTGATGGCGCTCTTCTTGTGGCTCATGTCTCATCGCCTCAATATGCTTCGATTTTACACCGCGCTTCAGGGGTTGTTACTGACATAGGCTCCCCTTTGGGGCACATGGCAACCATTGCCCGCGAGTACCGCGTCCCGTCGCTGCTCAATGCCAGCCGGGCCACTATGGTTTTGCAGGAAGGGGAGATGGTCACACTCGATGCCGAGCAGAAGACCGTCTATCAGGGGTTGGTCAAAGAATTGAAGCTCCATGATTTCATGTGTGACCGTATGGAGGAGACCTATGAGTATCGGTTATTGAGAAGAATGCTCAAGCTCATAGAGCCCTTGAACCTTTTTGACCCGACCGCAGGGAATTTCACTCCTCAGGGATGTCAGACGCTCCATGATATAGCTCGATTCATTCATGAAAAATCAGTGGAAATACTGACAGATATCCCTAATGCATCCGCAGCTGGGGAAGCGTGTCCTGGCGGGCGTCTGGAGCTTCCGGTTCCACTGGATTTGGTGGTGCTTGATATCGGCGGCGGACTTGCTCCGGAGTGTGCCGGTGGCTTGCATGGCCTGAGGACTCGGCGGACCATCCGGCTGGATCAGGTGGAATCTACTACGCTGCATTCCTTTGTGAACGGAATGACTCTGGATGGTGTCTGGCAGTCGACCCCGGTGCCGGTGGATTTTTCCAGTTTCATGTCGAGTATGACCCGTACTTTTTCGACCGACACGACCGGGGCGCAAAGGATTGGACAGAATCTTGCGGTTATTTCCAATCAATATCTGCACTTGAGTCTCAAGCTTGGATACCATTTTACCATGATTGATTGCTATGAAAGTGTTGATGGCGTGAGAAATGTTGTTCAATTCCGTTTTGCCGGGGGGGTCACAGGAGTGACCAGGCGATCTCGTCGTGCCAAATTCCTTTCAAATGTCCTGAAGACATACGATTTTTCCGTGACTGTCAAAGAAGATCTGGTCGTGGCACGGGCCAAGGGACGAGTCGCTCAGGATGTTCACTGGCTGATGTATATTCTCGGCGTCGTGGTGGCATACACCCGGCAATTGGATGTCTCCATGGTCAATGACGCTCAGGTATTGGAACACTGCGAAGAATTTGAACGCATCGTCAATCAGGCGATAAGTAATTAAATACTGGAGGATTGCAGTATGACCACCTCAACAAAGACGAGTATTCTCATCCTCGATGACGAACCAATCGTTTGCAAACGGCTTCAACCTGCACTGGAAAAGATGGGGTACGAAGTCGAAAGCTTTTATGAGAGTGCCAAAGCAATGGTCCGAATTCAGGAACGGGATTTTGACATTGTTGTCACCGACCTGAAAATGGAAGGAATCGATGGGATGCAGTTTCTTGCCGAAGTGAAGAAACGTTCACCATCCACCGAGGTTATCGTTATTACAGGCTTCGCCACGATGGATACTGCCAAGGAATCCATGCGCAAGGGCGTTTTCGATTTTCTGGCAAAGCCGTTCAAGCTTGGTGAAATCCAGGAAGTCATTCGGAAGGCGGAAGAACACATCCGCAAAGGTGAATAAGAAAAAAATTTCATGCTAAAAGAGAGAAGCGAGGTGCGCCCATGGACATGCTGAAAGCCCTTGTCCCCGTGGAAATGACGTTGGCGTCCAACGTTGCCCTGCGGTACCTGTGCCAGAAATCCGACCTGCTCGGAATCGGTGTACAGCCTATTCATATTGAAGAACCGGATCACAAGCGGCATTCTTCGCAGACCGGTTGGATTCGCAAATCCTGGGAATCCGGGTTGCGACAGGCCGGGTTGGAGGAAGTCCGGCGTATCCTGAAGAGTGAGAAGCTGGATTGTTTTGTCCTTCCCAACCCTATCATTCGTGTTGGCTCCCGTGAAGATAAGATTCTCGAGGAACTGCGTCTTGGGTGGTATGACCTTTTTGTGGAAGGGGAGTTGGCCAATTTTAATACAGGGGAATTTCGCAAGCGCCTTCGGTCCCGCTTTTACAAGCAAATGCCATGTCCGGTTTTGATTGTTCGTAACATGATTCAATCAAACAGACTGGTGGTGTTGCTGGATGAAAAGTCTGACATTGACGGGTTGATTTCAAAATTTTGTCGGTTTTTTGCCGATCAGTCGGTGGATTTTGATTTATGCGCTTATGCCATGGATGATCTACATCAGAATCCCCACCCAGATGAACTGCTTGCCGAAGCGTCACGGCTGCTGGAGGAAAAGGGATATATTCCAGCCAAGACGTATTCTCTGCTCGGAGCACCGGACAGCGCTATCCAGGCCATGCATGAGTATGGCATGCTGATAGCTCACATCGATCGCAAGTCCAACTGCAAGTCCCCTCAGACCGAAGTGCTCGGCCTGGTTTCCTGTCCCATTCTCTTATGCTGGTGATTGAGCCAAGGGAGATTTTCGATGAAATTACTCGTCGCCGTTGATGAAAATGCCTATAGCCGTTATGCGGTCAGCCAGGCAGCCAGATTGGCCGCCAATACCTGGCCGGATGTAGTCATGCTGGCTGTTGAAAAGAAACGTTCATACATTGCTGAAGATGACTTGGAACAGGCTCAGGCTCATCCCAAGACCAGGCTCTTGCGTCGATACCGAGCTGATTTTCTGGAGGCTTTGGGGTCTGATGTCGATCTGTATAGTCACGATGAAAACAGTCCTTTTACTCACACACAGCGAGCTGTTCTGGAAGAAGATACCTCCGGGCGCAAAGGTTTTTTTCTGCATGTCAGGAGCGGCAATCCGGTGAAGGCGATCATTACCGAGGCCAGGGAAGCAGAAAGTGATTGTATCATTATCGGGTGTCACCAGCACGAGGGAGGCTGGGGACGAGGCGCGGGTGTGCCGGGTAAGGTTGCGGATGCTGCTGACTGCTCTGTCTTTGTCATGCGTGAGAGCATGAATCCTTCCAAAGTCGTCTGCTGCCTGGATCATGCCCATGTTACTCAGGAATCCCTTGAGCTTATCAATCAATGTGTGACTTTGTACGGTGCTCAATTAGAGGTCGTCGGCATCCTGAAGCGCGGAGAACTGCGAGAGGATGTGGAAGCAAAGATGGGCGAGGTTCTTGATTATTATCTGAGCCGTGGTGTGCAGGCACTGCTCCGAGTGGTTGATGAAGGTTCTTTGGAGGCATTTGTTGAAGCCGGAGGTCAGGATGATCTCATGGCTTTATGGTTGACTCACAAGTCTCCTTTGCAGCGGCTCTTGCCACGTCATCGAGTGGCTTCTCTGGTGAATCATTCTTCCTCTTCCATCCTGATCTTGCGCTGAAGTTTTTTGGGCGGAAGTGAGCGGAATTTGGCAGGGAAGACGCTTTATCTGATGAGAGGGAGGGAGCTTGGAGAAGAGATGCCTTTCACAAAGCAAGTGGGGCCAATCAATGGCCCCACTTGCTTTGTATGAATCACTTTTTCATTTCCTGCGAGGGAAGACGGCTCTATTTCTTGAGTGTTTTTAATCCCATCCGCATACCGTTGTTTTCGTAGAGAGATAAGACCTCCATATCATTGAACGCATTGCGTTCGGCGAACTGTGTGGCTCGCCACCATGTTGCTTCCAGCAGGTTCTCGCGAGCCTCAAGGTGTTGCGCTGTTGTCATCGGGACGGAAGGAGTCTGCCAACTGATGCCCGTCTGATTGAGGTCATATATGGTGTAGCGCATGGGATGGGTGTTGACCGATGGCGAAACAAAATAATTGATTCCATTGAGTTCCTTGAGGTTCAAGGCGATATGGCGATGCCCGGAGATGACAACCTGGGCATTGGCATGTTTCTCCAGCATGGCTCGAACTTCGGCGGCGTTGTCAACGGTAAACCATTGCTTGGGCCCGCCTTGAAGTTCATCGGCGGACCAGCGAACCAGATTGTGATGAATAAAGATCACATGCATTGCATCTTTGTTGCTGGTAAGTTCTCTGTCGAGCCATTCGAGTTGATCGGCGCTGACAATCCCTCCCCATTTTTTGGGATCATGGGGCAGATTGGCATCCATGCCAATAATACGCAGGCCAGGAACTATTTCGTGCGCATAATGGCGATTGCCTGATTCCTCATAGCCGTGTCCCTCGAAATAGCTCACAAAATCTTCTATGGGCATGTACGTGAACCCTGCACGATGCTTCTGTGTGTCAACGGGGGCGAAGTCATGATTCCCGGCTATGACGTAGTAGGGAGCTTGCAGGGTGTCTAAAGCGGATTTGACTGCTCTCGCATTTTCCCATTCTCCATCCTGAAGCAGGTCTCCACAGACCATGACAAAAGCCAGATTTTCATCCAGGTTCAGGGCTTCCACCGTGTTTCGGACACAATCCATGCTACAGGCGGACATTTTCATTCCGTTTTTTCCCTTGATGTCGGCATGAGGGTCGGAGATGACCGCAAAACGAACTGCCCCGAAGTCTTTTGGGGCTGGGGTGGCGAATGAAGTGGTGTTGGTCAGCAATGTTGCTGCCCCTGCTGTCAGGGCCATGCCCCCCGTTTTCAGAAACGAGCGGCGGGATAGATCTTTCGTCATCACAATCTCCAAGGTTAAAGTTTACAACCATGGAAGATACGGTTTTTTCTTTTGGCCTGTGTGCCTATCCGTTGTCATTTTTGTTGGAATTGCGAAAATCAGAAAAGAGGTTTCACGTTTCAGAATATTTTCCTGCCGTGTTTTCACTGAGAGCGTGTTCTCGGAAACTATAATATCCAATCCCTTGTCGCTGTGTAGATTATTGGAGAGAGTTGAAGAGTCTTGTGGGTCATTAATATTCGCCGAGAGAAGGGAGTCGTGATGCTGAATCTGACACTGAAAACCAAAATGAAAATAAGTTTGGCTGTATGTATTGGAGTCATTCTTGTTTCTCTGCCGATTATGGTCAACGCACTGAACAATATCCACACGCATTGGAGTTCGTATACCTCAAACGCGGTCGTTCGTCAGAAGTTGCTCATGCAGATCAAAGAGCAATTCGGATATGGTGGTATCATTCACAATTTCAAAAATTATGTTTTACGGGGACAACCCAAGTTCAAGGAGCGTATTCAGAATAATCAAACCCAAATTCTCGGGTATTTGGACCAGTATCGTACCTTGGGGCTGACACCTGTGGAAGAAGAGGCTCTGGATAAGATCAAAGGGGTCATGCAAAACTATTTTTCCAATGTGGCCCTTGTGGAAACAATGTGGGCCGAAGGGAAAAGCCCTAAGGAAGTGGATGGCGTTGTCAAGATCAGCGATACCCCTGCGTTTGAGGGGTTCGAGGTGCTTAACAAAGGATTTAACTCCATGGAAGGCAGGCTTATCCTGGGTGTGGACAATTGTATTGCTCAAGTCACTTGGGCGAGCGGGATAACCATTGTCCTGTTGGTGCTTCTTGTCCTCGCTGCCAATCTTCTTCTACGGATTGTTGTTCGGGACATAAGACTTGTTTCTCTTTGGGCATCTCAGGTGGATAGGGACATTTACTATTCTGGTGAACTTGGTTTTAAACGCGATGATGAATTGGGAGATTTGGCGGATTCTGTTCGTGGGATGGCCTCCAAGCTCACAGGAGTCATTCGTGATATTGTGGCAGTTTCTGAAAAAGTAAGCGCATGCAGTGACACTCTTTCTGTCTCAACTGAAGAGATTGCCAAGGGGGCGGATCAGCAAGCCGCCAGTGTTGAAGAGATATCTGCGTCAATGGAACAAATGACGGGAAACATCGGACAGAATGCGGAGAATGCGAAAAGCACGGATGATATAGCCAGAGATTCCGGAGGCAGGGCTCTTGAATGTGGAGAAGCAGTAGCCATGACCGTCAGTGCCATGAAAGAAATCGCTGAGAAAATATCCATCATCGAAGAGATTGCTCGGCAAACGAACTTACTGGCGCTCAACGCAGCCATTGAAGCGGCCAGGGCAGGGGAGCATGGCAAAGGGTTTGCCGTGGTCGCGGCTGAAGTTCGCAAGTTGGCAGAGCGAAGTGGAGTGGCTGCCACGGAAATCAGCGAACTCTCGATCAACAGTGTGAATGTTGCGGATAAGGCCGGGCGCATGTTGTCCACACTGGTGCCTGATATTGAAAAGACCGCAGAGTTGGTGCAGGAAATTAATATCTCAAGCAATGAGCAGAACTCTGGTGCAGAGCAGGTCAATTCCGCCATTCAAATTTTGGATGAAGTGATCCAACGGAACGCGACTGTTTCAAAGCAAACAGCGGATACGGCTCAGGACCTTGTCGCACAGGCTGATTTGCTTGAGGATATTCTTCAAAGGTTTGGCGGCGGTCAAAATTCCCGTCCTGCTCCCATTGTCAAGACGGTGCGAAATCCTGCGGCGTTGCCACAGGGAGGTATTGAAATCGATATGTAGTTTTTCTGTGTACGAATTGGTAGGTGTTTCCCTCGGCTGTCAATGAGAAATGAGATGGTTTGAGGAGAACCAGGGGAGACGTGTTCTGTTTCCCCTGGTTCTCTTCTTAGAGCGTGTATGGTTTGTGGAAGCGTGATTTTTTGGTCGAAGAAGGTGCTGAACTCGGGTGAATTTTACGCTTCCTTTTTGAAGATGATCAGTGGACAGTTCTTGCAGATATCAGCGCCGGGGAACCCGTCTCCGGGGCGTGTGATGGAGCTGCTGCCTGCCTCGATACGTGTCATAAGTCGGTCAAAAGTCGCACCGAATTTTTTGCCGGGAATCATGACATTGATTTCACCACGCTCTGTTT comes from the Pseudodesulfovibrio piezophilus C1TLV30 genome and includes:
- a CDS encoding TIGR02186 family protein, whose translation is MKNILFNCMMVLAALVLLCPAASAETSLTIRPNLVGIGTNFNGTDLSISGTVPEGTAAVIRLMGEPRDEFFKEKGKALGVLWMNLKTVEIKGVPDVFLMGTDGVSTIDWEHSDLGFKAVKGETDDLVFDEFIKLMENDGFYEVEKDVVQYKPAANRQRGFTASLSIPSAMHQGIYRVEVLAVKDGQVMGVASEELHTKLTGLPAMLSVFAFDHSLLYGVAAVLIAILAGLAMSLLFKERGGAH
- a CDS encoding PEP/pyruvate-binding domain-containing protein, coding for MNRVFDYIRTRLLPGRQRERRSLAALFSHFQRVLELNNRTLTTIASMHSKLGGGYIFDLQYLRSSKQYMVDTARELLDAFDAMAPGKYPELYASFRDIRSKLESELERRPILPDVMVIPFEDIGPKDMDAVGAKNTRLGIIAKTSSVTVPSGFAVTTSAYLLFMEHNGLGETIKGYEEAWRAGNLPAKDASDTIQALILAGTIPTRLRRALNRESDALRRKLDDKDVRFAVRSSAWGEDGALSFAGQYDSYLNVTSEGLLDAYKKVLASTFSPSAMEYRREYDFKPDEVYMAVSVQGMVQARTSGVMYSLSPVNPKMNCIDIAGVWGLGAPVVSGKVKVDRFAVSRDSGHAVLSESIAEKPLAQYGQPGGSVEMEPVPEDLQAVPSLSSEEIHLLAVTAMRLEQYFKKPQDIEYAFDQDGALVVLQARPLRIAVCDDAQSPELSDALKAYPVLLSGEGDVGQQGVGAGPVFVAWEGRDLETFPDGALLVAHVSSPQYASILHRASGVVTDIGSPLGHMATIAREYRVPSLLNASRATMVLQEGEMVTLDAEQKTVYQGLVKELKLHDFMCDRMEETYEYRLLRRMLKLIEPLNLFDPTAGNFTPQGCQTLHDIARFIHEKSVEILTDIPNASAAGEACPGGRLELPVPLDLVVLDIGGGLAPECAGGLHGLRTRRTIRLDQVESTTLHSFVNGMTLDGVWQSTPVPVDFSSFMSSMTRTFSTDTTGAQRIGQNLAVISNQYLHLSLKLGYHFTMIDCYESVDGVRNVVQFRFAGGVTGVTRRSRRAKFLSNVLKTYDFSVTVKEDLVVARAKGRVAQDVHWLMYILGVVVAYTRQLDVSMVNDAQVLEHCEEFERIVNQAISN
- a CDS encoding response regulator translates to MTTSTKTSILILDDEPIVCKRLQPALEKMGYEVESFYESAKAMVRIQERDFDIVVTDLKMEGIDGMQFLAEVKKRSPSTEVIVITGFATMDTAKESMRKGVFDFLAKPFKLGEIQEVIRKAEEHIRKGE
- a CDS encoding universal stress protein, which codes for MKLLVAVDENAYSRYAVSQAARLAANTWPDVVMLAVEKKRSYIAEDDLEQAQAHPKTRLLRRYRADFLEALGSDVDLYSHDENSPFTHTQRAVLEEDTSGRKGFFLHVRSGNPVKAIITEAREAESDCIIIGCHQHEGGWGRGAGVPGKVADAADCSVFVMRESMNPSKVVCCLDHAHVTQESLELINQCVTLYGAQLEVVGILKRGELREDVEAKMGEVLDYYLSRGVQALLRVVDEGSLEAFVEAGGQDDLMALWLTHKSPLQRLLPRHRVASLVNHSSSSILILR
- a CDS encoding metallophosphoesterase, whose translation is MTKDLSRRSFLKTGGMALTAGAATLLTNTTSFATPAPKDFGAVRFAVISDPHADIKGKNGMKMSACSMDCVRNTVEALNLDENLAFVMVCGDLLQDGEWENARAVKSALDTLQAPYYVIAGNHDFAPVDTQKHRAGFTYMPIEDFVSYFEGHGYEESGNRHYAHEIVPGLRIIGMDANLPHDPKKWGGIVSADQLEWLDRELTSNKDAMHVIFIHHNLVRWSADELQGGPKQWFTVDNAAEVRAMLEKHANAQVVISGHRHIALNLKELNGINYFVSPSVNTHPMRYTIYDLNQTGISWQTPSVPMTTAQHLEARENLLEATWWRATQFAERNAFNDMEVLSLYENNGMRMGLKTLKK
- a CDS encoding methyl-accepting chemotaxis protein, which produces MLNLTLKTKMKISLAVCIGVILVSLPIMVNALNNIHTHWSSYTSNAVVRQKLLMQIKEQFGYGGIIHNFKNYVLRGQPKFKERIQNNQTQILGYLDQYRTLGLTPVEEEALDKIKGVMQNYFSNVALVETMWAEGKSPKEVDGVVKISDTPAFEGFEVLNKGFNSMEGRLILGVDNCIAQVTWASGITIVLLVLLVLAANLLLRIVVRDIRLVSLWASQVDRDIYYSGELGFKRDDELGDLADSVRGMASKLTGVIRDIVAVSEKVSACSDTLSVSTEEIAKGADQQAASVEEISASMEQMTGNIGQNAENAKSTDDIARDSGGRALECGEAVAMTVSAMKEIAEKISIIEEIARQTNLLALNAAIEAARAGEHGKGFAVVAAEVRKLAERSGVAATEISELSINSVNVADKAGRMLSTLVPDIEKTAELVQEINISSNEQNSGAEQVNSAIQILDEVIQRNATVSKQTADTAQDLVAQADLLEDILQRFGGGQNSRPAPIVKTVRNPAALPQGGIEIDM